One Leptolyngbya ohadii IS1 genomic window carries:
- a CDS encoding arylsulfatase, whose product MTDTTRRSDRLPLPPQKFQGQIGITYKDSQPGVPTVLSAPENAPNILVVLLDDVGFGHASTFGGSINMPTLQKLADEGLRYNRFHTTALCSPTRAALLTGRNHHTAHTGVVMEMATAYPGYDGVVPKDCASIAEVLKQNGYNTAAFGKWHLTPIYETSVAGPFDRWATGLGFEYWWGFHGGETDQWNPPLYENTIPTQKPQDDPNWHLSEGMAEKCVTWIAQQKAAAPDKPFFVYWAPGAGHSPHHVSKEWADRYEGKFDHGWDRQREITFERQKQLGVIPSDTQLTPRPDSIPAWDDCSPDEKRLYARMQEVFAGFIEHVDAQIGRVVDTLETMNLRENTLIIYIVGDNGPSPEGSLTGTLNGMKSMQGFPDDVSTMLKHIDEIGSPRFENNYPVAWGWAGSSPFQWMKQIASHFGGTRNPMVVSYPARIKDKGSLRSQFHHVIDLAPTLLEVAGIPEPREVNGVPQKPIEGTSIVYTWDDKDAPSRRITQYFEILSNRALYHNGWVAGCRHGKLPWQESGGTDFEEDIWELYNIERDFAQANDLASQNPQKLRELQDLFMAEAAKYNVLPLDDRFANRADTNLRPSYIKGKQRFVYLPETVRLPEATSPNTKNVHHTLAAEIVIPESGAEGVLVACGGLAAGYTLFIKDNKLHWEHNWFTSDRYRVSSTESLPLGHCIVSAEVKVDEEGKPGTGGTVTLRVGEQVVGEGRFEKQVPYWFTFNETFDVGCDTISPVSDAYESPFTFTGTIERVLVDLSGATFDDRAAKADIAMAIQ is encoded by the coding sequence ATGACTGACACCACCCGCCGATCAGATCGTTTGCCGCTGCCGCCCCAGAAGTTTCAGGGACAGATCGGCATTACTTATAAAGATTCCCAGCCCGGTGTTCCAACAGTGCTGTCCGCGCCAGAGAATGCCCCCAATATCCTTGTGGTTTTGCTGGATGACGTGGGCTTTGGACATGCCAGTACCTTTGGCGGTTCGATCAATATGCCGACGCTACAAAAATTAGCAGATGAAGGGTTACGCTACAACCGCTTTCATACAACTGCGCTGTGTTCTCCCACTCGTGCCGCGCTATTAACCGGACGCAACCACCATACGGCTCATACCGGGGTCGTGATGGAAATGGCGACTGCCTATCCAGGATACGACGGTGTGGTTCCAAAGGATTGCGCCTCCATTGCCGAAGTTCTGAAACAAAATGGCTATAACACGGCTGCGTTTGGCAAGTGGCATCTGACGCCGATCTATGAAACCAGTGTCGCGGGACCCTTCGATCGCTGGGCAACGGGCTTAGGATTCGAGTATTGGTGGGGCTTCCACGGCGGGGAAACCGATCAATGGAATCCTCCGCTGTACGAAAACACAATCCCGACCCAAAAGCCGCAGGATGACCCGAACTGGCATCTTTCAGAAGGCATGGCGGAAAAATGCGTCACCTGGATTGCTCAACAAAAAGCTGCCGCACCCGATAAGCCCTTTTTTGTCTATTGGGCACCCGGTGCAGGTCATTCGCCTCACCATGTCTCGAAGGAATGGGCAGATCGCTATGAAGGCAAATTTGATCACGGATGGGATCGGCAGCGCGAAATTACGTTTGAGCGTCAGAAGCAGCTTGGCGTGATTCCATCCGATACCCAGCTTACGCCTCGCCCCGATTCGATTCCTGCCTGGGACGATTGCTCCCCGGATGAAAAGCGGCTCTATGCCCGAATGCAGGAAGTCTTCGCCGGATTCATAGAGCACGTAGACGCGCAGATCGGTAGGGTCGTCGATACACTGGAGACGATGAATTTACGCGAGAATACCCTGATTATTTACATCGTCGGCGATAACGGTCCCAGTCCTGAAGGCTCGCTCACCGGAACCCTGAACGGGATGAAGTCGATGCAGGGCTTCCCGGATGATGTCAGCACAATGCTGAAGCACATTGACGAGATCGGTAGTCCTCGCTTTGAGAACAACTATCCCGTTGCCTGGGGTTGGGCAGGGTCGTCGCCGTTTCAGTGGATGAAGCAAATTGCGTCTCACTTTGGCGGCACACGCAATCCGATGGTCGTGTCCTATCCAGCCAGAATCAAGGATAAAGGGAGCTTGCGATCGCAGTTCCATCATGTGATTGACCTCGCGCCAACCCTCCTAGAAGTCGCAGGCATTCCTGAACCCCGTGAGGTAAACGGCGTGCCGCAAAAACCGATCGAAGGCACATCGATCGTCTACACCTGGGACGACAAAGATGCACCGAGTCGCCGCATAACGCAATACTTCGAGATTTTGAGCAATCGGGCACTTTATCACAACGGCTGGGTGGCAGGCTGTCGTCACGGGAAACTCCCCTGGCAGGAGTCTGGCGGGACTGATTTCGAGGAGGACATTTGGGAGCTATACAACATTGAGCGGGATTTCGCTCAGGCAAATGACCTGGCGAGTCAAAATCCCCAGAAGCTGCGGGAGCTACAAGATCTGTTCATGGCAGAAGCAGCAAAGTACAATGTGCTACCCCTGGACGATCGCTTTGCCAATCGCGCCGATACCAACCTGCGTCCCAGTTATATTAAAGGCAAACAGCGATTCGTTTATCTACCGGAAACCGTTCGTTTGCCCGAAGCCACGTCGCCTAACACCAAAAATGTTCACCATACCCTAGCAGCGGAAATTGTGATTCCTGAAAGCGGTGCGGAAGGGGTACTGGTTGCCTGTGGAGGATTAGCCGCTGGTTACACGCTGTTTATCAAAGACAACAAGCTGCACTGGGAGCATAACTGGTTCACGAGCGATCGCTATCGCGTTTCTTCCACAGAATCTCTGCCTCTGGGGCACTGCATTGTTTCTGCGGAAGTGAAAGTCGATGAGGAAGGCAAACCCGGTACGGGCGGCACGGTGACGCTGCGAGTGGGCGAACAGGTTGTGGGCGAAGGGCGGTTTGAGAAGCAGGTTCCCTACTGGTTTACTTTTAACGAAACCTTCGATGTCGGGTGCGACACAATCAGTCCAGTATCGGATGCGTATGAATCTCCCTTTACTTTCACAGGGACGATCGAACGAGTGCTAGTAGACCTGAGTGGAGCAACGTTTGACGATCGCGCAGCAAAAGCAGATATTGCGATGGCAATTCAATAA
- a CDS encoding response regulator, whose translation MQSHPAQSKAFTKQASLAEPLRGVRVLLVEDELDVATLLLFILTEAGAEVAWVAQSADALICLQDVHPHILISNVKLPDYDGDWLIQAIRATELDNHHHLPAIAITSHTRDIAEQRMLDAGFERFLPKTFEPDQLIAAILELL comes from the coding sequence ATGCAGTCCCATCCTGCTCAATCCAAAGCTTTTACCAAACAGGCATCATTAGCCGAGCCTTTAAGAGGAGTGCGCGTCTTGCTTGTGGAAGATGAGCTTGATGTTGCCACTCTGCTGCTGTTCATCTTGACAGAAGCCGGAGCCGAAGTTGCCTGGGTGGCTCAATCTGCCGATGCGCTGATTTGTCTACAGGATGTCCATCCCCATATTCTTATTTCCAACGTCAAACTGCCTGACTACGATGGAGACTGGCTGATTCAAGCGATTCGGGCGACAGAATTGGATAACCACCATCACCTCCCCGCAATCGCCATCACCTCGCATACTAGAGATATTGCTGAACAAAGAATGCTCGATGCAGGATTCGAGCGATTTCTGCCCAAGACCTTCGAGCCAGACCAACTGATTGCTGCTATTCTCGAATTACTCTAG
- a CDS encoding transposase, whose amino-acid sequence MKLCQFSADVLIQFLGRLIQGGTKKLFWLGDQHPVHKRAKVQRWLERHANQIEMFFLPTYSPELNPAEYLNNSLKQGVHSQAPTQNLEQLKQRVGSQLHRLQKLPEQIRNYFKHPSIAYAGL is encoded by the coding sequence ATGAAGCTGTGTCAATTCAGCGCTGATGTTTTGATTCAGTTTCTGGGACGGTTGATCCAGGGAGGTACCAAGAAACTGTTTTGGCTTGGCGACCAGCATCCGGTGCATAAGAGAGCCAAGGTGCAGCGATGGTTAGAGCGACATGCTAATCAAATCGAGATGTTTTTCTTGCCGACGTATTCCCCGGAATTGAATCCAGCAGAGTACTTGAACAACTCACTTAAGCAAGGCGTTCATAGTCAAGCGCCGACTCAAAACCTGGAACAGTTGAAGCAAAGAGTCGGTTCACAACTGCATCGACTACAGAAGTTGCCTGAGCAGATTCGGAATTATTTTAAGCATCCGTCCATTGCTTATGCTGGACTGTAA
- a CDS encoding sensor histidine kinase: MADPASERLQQNAERIMQLWEERARAEISASLHHDSLVLQNSLPHYLDFLVTELSTTIDRTPARINADKVESDRIGRKHGRERAGYADYSITQLIFEYHILRQVVFQVLEEDVPLTPRERDIIIGSIEQAVNDAATQFSQTLSEIQELFMVTLTHDLKNPLNVVRMGTQLMLRRLERGDTQFDVAARMIGALDRLDGMIQNLLDASRLRAGQSLKLTFEHCDLHQLLQEVVEDLKFAYADRFVLVSEVAVETRCDRKELRRVIENIATNAVKYGASDTPITIALQHTAKTIRITIHNEGQPISPEAQSILFQQFRRTTTAGEQKGWGLGLFLAKSLVEAHQGTIEVESAEGKGTSFIITLPIVPPDTTQPESNQIENG; encoded by the coding sequence ATGGCTGATCCAGCATCTGAGCGGCTTCAGCAGAATGCGGAGCGCATCATGCAACTGTGGGAAGAACGGGCACGAGCTGAAATCAGTGCCTCCCTGCATCACGACTCGCTGGTCTTGCAAAATTCGCTGCCGCACTACTTAGACTTCCTCGTGACTGAACTATCAACCACCATCGACCGCACTCCTGCCCGGATCAACGCCGATAAAGTCGAAAGCGATCGAATTGGGAGAAAGCATGGACGAGAACGGGCAGGCTATGCCGACTACTCCATTACCCAACTGATTTTTGAGTATCACATTCTCCGCCAGGTCGTCTTTCAGGTACTGGAGGAGGATGTGCCGTTAACTCCACGGGAACGCGACATTATCATCGGTTCCATCGAGCAAGCCGTTAATGATGCTGCCACCCAGTTCTCGCAAACGCTGAGTGAGATTCAAGAGTTGTTTATGGTGACGCTGACGCATGATCTCAAAAATCCCCTTAATGTGGTCAGAATGGGCACACAACTGATGCTCCGTCGATTGGAACGAGGCGATACCCAGTTTGATGTCGCAGCCCGGATGATCGGGGCGCTCGACCGCCTGGACGGGATGATTCAAAATTTGCTCGATGCCAGTCGGCTGCGGGCAGGACAAAGCTTGAAGCTAACGTTCGAGCATTGCGATTTACACCAGCTCCTGCAAGAGGTTGTAGAGGATCTGAAATTTGCTTATGCAGACCGTTTTGTTCTAGTTTCGGAGGTTGCCGTGGAAACTCGCTGCGATCGCAAGGAATTACGACGGGTGATTGAAAACATTGCCACGAACGCGGTCAAGTATGGGGCTTCTGATACGCCAATTACCATTGCCCTTCAGCACACGGCAAAGACAATCCGTATCACCATTCATAACGAGGGTCAGCCGATTTCCCCGGAGGCGCAGTCCATTCTCTTTCAACAGTTTCGTCGAACGACAACTGCCGGGGAGCAAAAGGGATGGGGCTTAGGCTTATTCCTGGCAAAGAGCCTGGTTGAGGCACATCAAGGAACTATTGAGGTTGAAAGTGCCGAGGGCAAGGGGACAAGCTTCATCATCACGCTACCCATCGTCCCACCTGACACAACTCAACCGGAGTCAAACCAGATCGAGAATGGTTGA
- a CDS encoding response regulator has translation MKHHPGQVDATGKALPDGETPLAGVQVLLVEDEFDIATLLLFILLEAGAEAVWVVQSREALDCLDHFHPDILLSNIKLPDHDGDWLIQEIRQAESVEMPRLPAIAITSYTRDVAATQVLEAGFDRFMPKHFDPEEIISTILDLV, from the coding sequence ATGAAGCATCATCCTGGACAAGTAGACGCTACTGGTAAGGCACTACCTGATGGCGAGACACCTTTAGCCGGGGTACAAGTCCTGCTGGTTGAGGATGAGTTTGACATTGCTACTTTACTGCTGTTCATCCTGCTTGAAGCTGGGGCAGAAGCGGTTTGGGTTGTGCAGTCGAGGGAAGCCCTTGATTGCCTGGATCACTTTCACCCAGACATTCTGCTCTCTAACATCAAACTGCCGGATCATGATGGCGACTGGCTGATTCAGGAAATTCGTCAAGCCGAATCAGTAGAGATGCCTCGCCTGCCAGCGATTGCTATTACGTCCTACACGCGAGACGTTGCTGCAACCCAGGTGTTAGAAGCCGGGTTTGATCGGTTCATGCCCAAGCACTTCGACCCAGAAGAAATTATTTCAACCATTCTCGATCTGGTTTGA
- the psb34 gene encoding photosystem II assembly protein Psb34, which yields MTYAADSALDFVSIARELGTNRGLTLKSGVSNGTELTPTEVRVRMQREGQNFLRRSTLNGTTIDREGLANNYAVEPALYYAAFPSPEQARQYALQGAIAVLFITVTLLTAFAVS from the coding sequence ATGACTTACGCCGCTGACTCCGCCCTTGATTTCGTCTCCATCGCTCGCGAATTAGGAACAAACCGAGGACTCACCCTCAAGTCAGGAGTGAGCAATGGCACTGAACTGACCCCCACTGAAGTTCGTGTCCGGATGCAACGGGAAGGACAAAACTTCCTGCGTCGTTCGACCCTTAATGGCACAACCATTGACCGGGAAGGGTTAGCCAATAACTATGCTGTGGAACCCGCCCTTTACTATGCCGCCTTCCCCTCTCCAGAGCAGGCACGCCAGTATGCACTACAAGGAGCGATCGCCGTTCTGTTTATCACCGTTACCCTGCTGACAGCCTTTGCGGTGAGCTAA
- a CDS encoding S-layer homology domain-containing protein, with protein sequence MFQFSRWSIAGAAIITTGLAAGAIIPSTAVFATSNPGTAYPDTQNHWAQPFVQRLTEQQILAGYPDGTFQPDRPVNRDEYAAIVRQAFNQSAERQIASGSVYQDVPQLVSLVNPHKSP encoded by the coding sequence ATGTTTCAATTTTCTCGCTGGTCGATTGCCGGAGCCGCAATCATCACCACTGGGTTAGCCGCAGGTGCAATCATTCCCTCAACTGCCGTTTTTGCCACCTCGAATCCTGGAACTGCCTATCCCGATACTCAAAATCACTGGGCACAGCCTTTTGTTCAGCGACTGACCGAGCAGCAGATTTTAGCTGGATATCCAGACGGAACATTTCAACCCGATCGTCCTGTGAATCGTGACGAGTACGCAGCGATCGTCCGTCAGGCATTTAATCAATCCGCAGAACGGCAAATTGCCAGCGGTAGCGTTTACCAGGATGTGCCTCAGCTTGTGAGCCTGGTAAACCCCCATAAGTCACCCTAG
- a CDS encoding SAM-dependent methyltransferase: MSFKFVSLKSVTRSLLAGIGIFGLAIAGCTPQRNFETETPPATNQDFQASAPENQTTTNATAEAPTRRPDVIYVPTPTPVVNEMLRLADVQADDVVYDLGSGDGRIVIAAAQERGARGVGIDIDPQLVQKANENAQQAGVSDRVEFRQQDLFETDFSSATVVTLYLLPELNVRLRPRLLQELRPGTRIVSHAFDMGEWDPEQVVQVGGRTVYYWTVPENLPENLL; encoded by the coding sequence ATGTCTTTCAAATTTGTATCTCTCAAATCAGTTACCCGATCGCTATTGGCGGGAATTGGTATTTTCGGTTTGGCGATCGCGGGCTGTACGCCACAGCGTAATTTTGAGACAGAAACACCTCCTGCCACAAATCAGGATTTCCAGGCGAGTGCGCCAGAGAATCAAACGACCACCAATGCGACTGCTGAAGCTCCGACTCGTCGCCCTGATGTGATTTACGTGCCTACGCCGACTCCCGTAGTCAATGAAATGCTGCGCTTAGCTGACGTTCAGGCAGACGATGTGGTTTATGACCTGGGCAGCGGAGACGGACGGATTGTAATTGCGGCTGCTCAAGAGCGAGGGGCAAGAGGGGTTGGCATTGATATTGACCCGCAGCTTGTTCAGAAAGCCAACGAAAACGCACAGCAGGCAGGGGTCAGCGATCGCGTCGAATTCCGCCAGCAGGATCTGTTTGAAACCGACTTTAGCAGTGCCACCGTCGTTACACTCTATCTCCTACCAGAGCTAAATGTACGGTTGCGTCCCAGACTTTTACAGGAACTCAGACCCGGTACAAGAATCGTGTCCCATGCGTTTGATATGGGGGAATGGGACCCGGAACAGGTCGTGCAGGTCGGTGGCAGAACGGTTTACTACTGGACGGTGCCAGAAAATCTGCCGGAAAATCTGCTGTAG
- a CDS encoding HARBI1 family protein yields the protein MHKLTPILHKALGYEKQLPERSPWRLERVLKEYPMLELIIDGTERRITRPQDKEERKQYYSGKKKTFTVKNLVITQRKGKVLYLSDTYEGKKHDKAICDEEDYRFPKGIQLWKDPGFQGYEPAGVKTHQPKKKPRNGELSEADKQRNQAISRERVEIEHHIGGIKRCNIVVHPLRTRTDHFTDAVMEIACGLHNFRLAQRQQTVA from the coding sequence GTGCACAAGCTGACCCCAATCCTGCACAAAGCGTTGGGATACGAAAAACAATTGCCCGAACGCAGTCCTTGGCGATTGGAGCGGGTGCTGAAGGAATACCCCATGCTGGAATTGATCATCGACGGTACCGAGCGGCGCATCACTCGCCCCCAAGATAAAGAGGAGCGCAAGCAGTATTACAGCGGCAAGAAGAAGACCTTCACGGTGAAGAATTTGGTCATCACTCAGCGTAAAGGCAAGGTGCTGTACCTGAGTGACACGTATGAGGGAAAGAAACATGACAAAGCGATTTGTGACGAGGAGGATTACCGTTTTCCCAAAGGCATCCAGTTGTGGAAAGACCCAGGCTTTCAGGGCTATGAACCCGCAGGGGTAAAGACGCATCAACCGAAGAAGAAACCCCGCAACGGCGAATTAAGTGAGGCAGACAAACAGCGCAATCAAGCGATATCACGGGAACGGGTAGAGATTGAGCATCACATCGGGGGCATCAAGCGGTGCAATATTGTGGTGCATCCCCTCAGGACTCGAACGGATCACTTTACCGATGCGGTCATGGAAATTGCTTGTGGGCTGCACAACTTCCGGTTAGCTCAGCGCCAGCAGACAGTTGCCTAA